A window of the Brassica napus cultivar Da-Ae chromosome A2, Da-Ae, whole genome shotgun sequence genome harbors these coding sequences:
- the LOC106402202 gene encoding phytyl ester synthase 2, chloroplastic, translating to MSFSRVSKTITVFKKEILKFIFRALSWLLAWMMHLSFSLTLSRNKETVITSISRLFSPMEVKLLSSVFGLSPVSSERVVGNAVLPISKSNPRRQTNRVTAINSVASKTHVGVQRIIKYENGAATIAKVVENPYLKAETATPDLHKSLLDFLEEARDFVGDDDGPPRWFSPLECAAQAQGSPLLLFLPGIDGTGLGLIRHHKKLGEVFDVWCLHIPVRDRTPANDLVKLIERTVRSENYRFPNRPIYLVGESVGACLALDVAARNPNIDLLLILANPATHVNYFMSQPLVGMLNVLPDGVPTLLEEIFGFKHGDPLTGMIDALTNELAVHQMSGVGGGILKDLFAVSAHLPTLSRIFPKDTILWKVELLKSAVISANSHIYAVRAETLIILSGRDQWLLKEEDINRYSLTLPKCIVRKLKDNGHFLFFEEGVDLASIIKYTNFYRRGKSHDHLSDYIMPTRYELKKQLDDHKLLIDATSPVYLSTLEDGKIVRGLEGLPSEGPVLYVGYHMLLGLELGPMITQVLKERNIHMRGMAHPMLFINSEVTFVDTQMLDKYKILGGVPVSNFNIYKLLQAKSHVLLYPGGIREALHQKGEEYKLFWPEQQEFVRVASKFGAKIVPFGVVGEDDICKLVLDGDDQRNIPILKQFMEEATKQAGNLREGDETELGNQDCYLPGLVPKIPGRFYYYFGEPIETAGKEQELKDKDKAQEFYLQVKSEVEQCIAYLKMKRESDPYRQLLPRMMYQASHGFSSEIPTFDL from the exons ATGTCATTTTCTCGCGTATCCAAAACAATTActgttttcaaaaaagaaatattaaagtTTATTTTCCGCGCACTTTCTTGGCTCTTAGCATGGATGATGCATTTGTCCTTCTCGCTCACGCTTTCAAGAAATAAAGAAACGGTAATTACATCGATCTCTCGACTTTTCTCTCCAATGGAGGTTAAACTACTTAGCTCCGTCTTCGGGCTCTCTCCTGTCTCGTCAGAAAGAGTGGTCGGCAACGCTGTTCTCCCCATTTCGAAGTCAAACCCACGAAGACAAACGAATCGAGTCACGGCCATTAACTCCGTAGCATCGAAGACTCATGTAGGTGTCCAACGGATAATAAAGTATGAAAACGGAGCAGCGACGATAGCGAAGGTGGTGGAGAATCCGTATTTGAAAGCGGAGACGGCGACTCCCGATCTGCATAAGAGCTTGTTGGACTTCTTGGAGGAAGCAAGAGACTTCGTGGGAGATGATGATGGTCCACCTCGTTGGTTCTCACCGTTGGAGTGTGCAGCTCAGGCTCAAGGCTCTCCTCTACTTCTTTTCTTACCTG GTATCGATGGCACTGGACTTGGGCTCATTCGGCACCACAAGAAACTTGGGGA GGTGTTTGATGTATGGTGCCTTCACATTCCAGTCAGGGACCGCACTCCTGCTAATG ACTTGGTGAAACTTATTGAGAGGACAGTCAGGTCAGAGAACTATCGTTTCCCAAATAGACCTATATATTTGGTCGGAGAATCTGTTGGAGCGTGTCTTGCGTTAGATGTTGCAGCTAGGAATCCCAACATCGATCTTCTTCTGATATTGGCTAATCCAG CCACACATGTCAACTACTTCATGTCGCAACCTCTAGTGGGAATGCTGAATGTGTTACCAGATGGAGTTCCCACACTACTGGAAGAAATATTTGGTTTTAAGCATG GCGATCCATTGACTGGAATGATAGACGCTTTAACGAATGAACTTGCTGTCCATCAAATGAGTGGAGTTGGTGGAGGGATACTAAAAGATCTCTTTGCAGTTTCTGCTCATCTTCCT ACTTTGAGTAGGATCTTCCCAAAGGACACAATTCTCTGGAAGGTGGAGTTGCTTAAGTCTGCTGTTATATCTGCGAATTCTCACATATACGCGGTCAGAGCTGAAACACTGATAATTCTCAG TGGACGAGATCAATGGCTTCTGAAGGAGGAAGACATCAACAGATACTCGCTAACATTGCCAAAATGTATTGTCCGTAAGCTTAAAGACAATGGGCACTTTCTCTTTTTT GAGGAAGGTGTAGATCTGGCTTCTATCATCAAGTACACTAACTTTTATCGACGTGGGAAGTCTCATGATCACCTTTCAGATTACATTATGCCTACCAGATATGAGTTAAAGAAACAACTAGACGACCACAa ACTTCTGATAGATGCTACTTCCCCTGTATATCTGTCAACATTAGAAGACGGTAAAATTGTGAGAGGGCTTGAAGGTTTACCTTCAGAAGGACCTGTACTGTACGTTGGCTATCACATGTTATTAGGACTTGAGCTAGGTCCAATGATAACTCAAGTCTTGAAAGAGAGAAACATTCACATGCGCGGTATGGCACATCCAATGCTGTTTATAAACAGCGAAGTTACGTTTGTGGACACACAGATGCTTgacaaatacaaaatattgggTGGAGTTCCTGTCTCCAACTTCAATATCTACAAACTACTGCAAGCAAAGTCTCATGTGCTTTTGTATCCTGGTGGTATCCGTGAAGCTTTGCATCAAAAG GGTGAAGAATACAAGTTGTTCTGGCCAGAGCAACAAGAGTTTGTGAGAGTTGCATCTAAATTTGGAGCTAAGATTGTCCCTTTtggtgttgttggagaagacGACATCTGCAAG CTTGTCCTGGATGGCGATGATCAAAGGAACATCCCTATCCTAAAGCAATTTATGGAAGAAGCAACAAAGCAAGCTGGAAACTTAAG GGAAGGAGATGAGACAGAACTGGGAAACCAGGACTGTTATCTCCCAGGACTTGTACCTAAGATTCCTGGGCGGTTCTACTACTACTTTGGGGAACCTATAGAAACagcag GCAAGGAACAAGAGCTAAAAGACAAAGACAAGGCTCAAGAGTTTTACTTGCAAGTCAAGTCTGAGGTTGAACAATGCATTGCCTATTTGAAGATGAAAAGAGAGAGTGATCCATACAGACAATTGTTGCCAAGGATGATGTATCAGGCTTCACATGGTTTCTCTTCTGAAATTCCGACGTTTGATCTCTGA
- the LOC106402211 gene encoding phytyl ester synthase 2, chloroplastic, translating into MEATLLGSVFGLSPVSSERVVGNAVFPSSKSKPRRQTHRVTAINSVASKTHVGVRRIQKNEDGANVVKLVENPYSGAETASPDLRKSLSDFLEEARDFVRDDDGPPRWFSPLECAAQAKGSPLLLFIPGIDGTGLGLIRHHKKLGEVFDVWCLHIPVRNRTSAKDLVKLIERTVKSENHRFPNRPIYLVGESIGACLALDVAARNPNIDLALILANPATHVNNLMSQPLVGMLNVLPYGVPTLLEEIFGFKQGDPLTAILDALTNEFAVHQIGGAGGGIIRDLFTVSANLPTLSRIFAKDTLLWKLELLKSAVASANSHIYAVRAETLILLSGRDQWLLNEEDIDRYSHALPKCIVRKLKDNGHFLFFEDGVDLVSIIKSTCFYRRGKSHDHLSDYIMPTRYELKQQLDDHKLLIDATSPVYLSTLEDGKIVRGLEGIPSEGPVLYVGYHMLLGLELGPMVIQFLKERNIHLRGLAHPMLFLNGKDALADTQMFDKYKIMGGVPVSNFNIFKLLRSKSHVLLYPGGVREALHNKGEEYKLFWPEQPEFVRVASRFGAKIIPFGVVGEDDICDLVLDAYDQRNIPILKDFMEEATKKAGNLREGDETELGNQICYLPGLVPKIPGRFYFYFGKPIETAGREQQLKDKDKAQEFYLQVKSEVEQCIAYLKMKRESDPYRHLLPRVLYQASHGLSSEIPTFDI; encoded by the exons ATGGAGGCTACACTTCTTGGTTCCGTCTTCGGTCTCTCTCCCGTCTCCTCAGAAAGAGTCGTCGGCAACGCTGTTTTCCCCAGTTCGAAGTCAAAACCACGGCGACAAACGCATCGAGTCACCGCCATTAACTCGGTAGCATCTAAGACTCATGTAGGTGTTCGAAGGATACAAAAGAATGAAGACGGAGCGAACGTAGTAAAGCTGGTGGAGAATCCGTATTCGGGAGCGGAGACGGCGAGTCCCGATCTGCGGAAGAGCTTGTCGGACTTCTTGGAGGAAGCGAGAGACTTCGTCCGAGATGATGATGGTCCACCTCGTTGGTTCTCACCGTTGGAGTGTGCAGCTCAGGCTAAAGGCTCTCCTCTACTCCTTTTCATACCTG GTATTGATGGTACTGGACTTGGGCTCATTCGGCACCACAAGAAACTTGGGGA GGTTTTTGATGTATGGTGCCTTCATATTCCAGTTAGGAACCGTACTTCTGCTAAAG ACTTGGTGAAGCTTATTGAGAGGACAGTTAAGTCAGAGAACCATCGTTTCCCAAACAGACCTATATACTTAGTTGGTGAATCTATTGGAGCATGTCTTGCGTTAGATGTTGCAGCTAGGAATCCCAACATCGATCTTGCTCTCATCTTGGCTAATCCAG CCACACATGTCAACAACCTCATGTCACAACCTCTTGTGGGAATGCTGAATGTTTTACCATATGGAGTTCCCACACTACTGGAAGAAATATTTGGTTTTAAGCAAG GCGACCCACTGACTGCAATATTAGACGCTTTGACGAATGAGTTTGCTGTCCATCAAATTGGTGGAGCTGGAGGAGGGATAATAAGAGATCTCTTTACAGTTTCAGCTAATCTTCCT aCTTTGAGTAGGATCTTCGCTAAGGACACACTTCTTTGGAAGCTGGAACTGCTTAAGTCTGCTGTTGCATCTGCAAATTCTCACATATACGCGGTCAGAGCTGAAACACTGATACTTCTCAG TGGACGTGATCAATGGCTGTTGAATGAAGAAGACATTGACAGATACTCTCACGCATTGCCAAAATGTATTGTCCGTAAGCTTAAAGACAATGGGCACTTTCTCTTTTTT GAGGACGGTGTAGATCTGGTTTCTATCATCAAGTCTACTTGTTTTTATCGCCGGGGGAAGTCTCATGATCACCTTTCAGATTACATTATGCCTACCAGATATGAGTTAAAGCAACAACTAGACGATCACAA ACTCCTAATAGATGCTACTTCACCTGTATATCTGTCAACACTAGAAGACGGTAAAATTGTGAGGGGCCTTGAAGGTATACCTTCAGAAGGACCTGTACTGTACGTTGGCTACCACATGTTATTGGGACTTGAGCTAGGTCCAATGGTAATTCAATTCTTGAAAGAGAGAAACATTCACTTGCGCGGTTTGGCACATCCAATGCTTTTTCTAAACGGCAAAGATGCGTTAGCGGACACACAGATGTTTGATAAATATAAGATAATGGGTGGAGTTCCTGTCTCTAACTTCAATATCTTCAAACTACTGCGTTCAAAGTCTCATGTGCTTTTGTATCCTGGTGGTGTCCGTGAAGCTTTGCATAACAAG GGTGAAGAATACAAGTTGTTCTGGCCGGAGCAACCAGAGTTTGTGAGAGTTGCATCTAGATTTGGAGCCAAAATCATCCCATTtggtgttgttggagaagacGACATCTGCGAT CTTGTCCTTGATGCCTATGATCAAAGGAACATCCCTATCTTAAAGGATTTTATGGAAGAAGCAACAAAGAAAGCTGGAAACTTAAG GGAAGGAGATGAGACCGAACTGGGAAACCAGATATGCTATCTCCCAGGACTTGTACCTAAGATTCCTGGGCGGTTCTACTTTTACTTTGGGAAACCAATTGAAACAGCAG GCAGGGAACAACAGCTAAAGGACAAAGACAAGGCTCAAGAGTTTTACTTGCAAGTCAAGTCTGAGGTTGAACAATGCATTGcctatttgaaaatgaaaagagaGAGTGATCCATACAGACACTTGTTGCCAAGGGTGTTGTATCAGGCCTCACATGGTCTCTCTTCTGAAATTCCGACGTTTGATATCTGA